The Elgaria multicarinata webbii isolate HBS135686 ecotype San Diego chromosome 11, rElgMul1.1.pri, whole genome shotgun sequence genome segment gtatactatgtttttaattagcattttatatattttatgcttgctgttccccgcctcgatccaatcggagaggtgggtaagaaatattattattaattattattattgctattattattattattatttcctccagttggaaaggcaggcaggcagtctaATCACTCTGTGAATATATCCATACCTTTCTGCCCATCCACCCCTTCAGCTGAATTCTCCTCTTCCAACCATGGGATTTACCTAACCTGCACCCCGATTTAACACCCTTGGGCCTCTAACATTGTGTTGGGTCAGGCCCGTAAAACATGCTTAATGAAAACATCTCCTTACttgaaggaaggaaagagttgcTGGCTTCTTCCAGGATCATCCACCTAAATCTACATGACGCGTCATGGCAAGAACTGCACAGCGGGAGCTGTCTACACCtaccatgaaaagaaaaaagacaccgGTGAGGATGGCAACACTTTCTGCAAGGCTGTGGGCCATGGTCTGCAGGGAGCCTTGACCTAAGATAGCCATAGTAGGGCTGTAGGTGAGAACCCAAAGAGTGGCGGTGATTCCACATAAAGGGGAAGCCCTGGCTGGGATTGGAAGAACAGAAATTTAAATTGGAGGTACATACAAACAGGACTGCTGAAAGTAGAAATCTAGGTAGTGTTTAAAttgttattattcattcattcattgagggggggcgggcggggagaaGTGGCCCTTAATGACATCTACAAGCCCTTCCCCAGGGGGTGAACAatttatggctctccagatgtttgacctaaaactcccatgatccttcaccatttgctttgctggctagggctgctgaaagctgtaggccaaaacaataGCAGGAACACGTTGCCCTACCCacaaactctccccacttatttCCCACCCTGCATAGCTTTTTATAAAAAACAGTAGTTTAGAGGGCCGTCACTAAAATTCAGGGGACCAGGCCCCCTTTGACTCATCTGCAATTTGAGCACTGATCCAGGACTAGCATAGCAAGGAGATGAAGGTCAACACTGGGAGGCAGTAGGTAGTATGGTTGCTTAAGGCCAGGTGATTATTGGGAGAAGCTCCAGGATATTTAGGAGTATTGGGCACACCCTgggagtgattaaccatcccagTGTTTTGTTGAAACTCAGATGGAAACTAACCTAAACTACTACTGTCTAGCCtaatttcttcttctcttcctgcccctGGGTGATAACCCACCTATAAACTCTTCTCAGGAATAAGCTAAACTCaagctgggcaaagctggtagtagccccgggccagatgggaaatgtaagccccatttcaaactgctcatttagtattttttaatcagttctaaatacatatgaactagaacgatttataaaaaaggtaacggCAAACACTTCtattcaagatatatatataagacatcactttttcacattcagaaatgctttacgtgcttttctttgggcaaattcatcatcaacaacagaaaaatcaagcaactttgcccagggggactcggagtaggccccctcggaatcgtaggcccatgccaactagcCCCACTGGGGCCCCCTCTGCCCTGCCATGGCTAAACCAACCTGAGCAGATCTCTCGACAATCAGGGCTTTTCTGGGCAGGCACGCTACTAATTGCTTTCCCTTTCTGGAATTAAGCAGAGGTCCAGGACAGCCACTTAGATAGGCGTTTAAACTGACGTGGCTTTGCTGTGACTTTTCCTCCCCAGCTGCCTCTGGATACGGGACCCAGAATGTCCGCCTGAGCAAAGATGCCGTCAAGGACTTtgactgctgctgcctctccctgCAGCCCTGCAAGGACCCTGTTGTGACGTAACTATCTGACTAACTTCTAACTGGAGATCGTTCAATGAATCAAATTCATTGATCGTTCAATGAATTTGAAGATTGTTAGCCTAATTAAACATGTGTCCTTTTTATACTTTTGAAATAAAGCAGTGGATCTCTAAATTTGGATCCATAGTGCAAAACCAGAAATAACAGCCCTCCTCTCAAGTTTCAGTGAAACTATTTGTTCACTTGCTACATCTGCCTGTTGGGCTGATTGCTATGTAGTTCTTTTTCATGCAAATCCCTGTGTAGTtttaatatcccccccccccccccgttctcttCCCCCTGCCTGAGAGATGGGATGATTACATTCCCATTTCACCGATGGTGAATTGGGTCTGAAAGATATTTGTTCATAGCTGAGCAAGAACTGGAACCGAGGCTGAAGTCTGTAATGTCTCCTCTCCCTGTAGAAAGAAGGCTTGGTTTGGAGATGATTGCATTTCCCGGTGTTTTCAgtttttatacttgaattgtttaGAGAGCTCTGCTCGGTGTTCCCTAGcatttttgtgaacatttctgaGCCAAGGGCCACAATTTCTGATGAACAGTGACGGGAGGGAAGAATGGGCGTTTGAGGGCCTTATCCAGGGTGTTCAACTGATTATTATGTGAACTTTCTTCTTGAGGATTGCAACAGGATGGTTACAGCAAAAACTGCgaattttttttagcaattgctattaaaatgagggctgcaattgcaacctgagttttaaattatataatttcagtcttaactgtatttaatgttttatttgcttggagaCAGAGTTTTATATGTTAAGGACTTTGGTTTTTTTCTTGAGCGCTGGACATTTATTGGCTGTTTTATGCgttatgttcagttaattgttctaaattgcaatggctTGGTGCTAAAAAAATTTGATTGACTGGCgtttgagggagggggggcataGAGGAGGAGCAAAGATGAGACTGTTCCAGGGAAGTGAGGCTGGAgcagggagaagcagcagcaaggactCTTGGGAAGGAAAACATGGCAACGTTGGGGGCCCTGATTCTTGGCCCCGGCAGCAATAGGAAGAATTTTCTTCCTTGTCAAAACTTTGCACATGTGGACATAACATGGATATAGCGCATGTAGACTGTGCCCAAACTTCCTCCTTCTAGTTGCAATAGAGAGAGGCACTTTCTTCACCTTAGATACATGGGGTTGTGTTCCAAAGTGGTGTCCATTACAACCTCCCAGGTGCGTCCTTGAACACAGGGGTACGTATAGATCCCCCTGTGATGCTCAGCAGTTCTCACTGCAGTCAAGGGCTTAGGGCGTTGGGAGCGTTTTTAGCATGACTCATCTTGCCTGTCTTTTTCCAGCCCTGATGGATACCTGTATGAGAAAGAAGCCATCCTAGAGTACATCCTGCACCAGAAAAGGGAGATTGCCCGGCAAATGAAGGTATCAGAAGGGAATGGTTGATGTGTTAATTTGGAGATTAAGCTGGATTCCTGTGTTGATGCCATCTGCTGATTTCATAGATGGCAAGGAAGGTGCTGCACCAATTCTCTGGGAAATGGTAGGAGACGACATTTGGAAGAATTGAAAGCTGATTAAGTGAAAAAGGAAATTAACCCATGAACCATTGCCCTAATTGAAGTGGGATCATCTTAAGGTgcaatgcaatcccatgcatgttttgaCCGACATAAgccctacagctctcagcatgccccagccatgctgctagttgtaggacttatttctgtctaaacatgcacaggattgagcccttaattTGTTAAATTTCTATTCTGCCTTACCGCCAAGGAGCACAGATGGCGTTTTTTATTCTTGTAAGGCTCGCATGAAATACGTTAGCCTGTTGTTGGCCTGGCCCGCTGTTCAGTGGCACACTTCTGGAGGATGTTCTTCCCTGGGCCCGCTGTAGGCTGTGTGAAGCAACAAAAAAAGACTGAGGAAGGACACCTACGTTGCCCTTTCTCCAGCGCTTCCAACGGCCACTGCCTCCAAAGGCTGGAAGCCGCTGATACCATCTGCCCGATGAGGTCTGCAAGTTCCAAGGAACAACCTGTCCAAGGAAGGGTACAGCAGGAAGTTTAGCGAAAGATTTAGAATCACGCTATTTTCACGGTTGCCCAATTTTACTGCATAACCTGGTTTGAGAACTTCCTGTTGGAAGTTTGTGTATAACTATTGTAAATTATAAATAGTGACTTGCTCAAGGCTTCCAGCTAAACTTCATAGCTGGACCTGGATTTGGGTTCTGTTATTTCATTCTCTTCATAGAGTAGGAGCACAAGCCTGTGGAAAAGAGGGTGGCTGGAGGCTCTGAGGCTGACCGAGTTCAGTAGGAGTTAGTGCAGACTTGCGTATGTGCCTCCAAGACTTTGGGCTTGTATCTCTCAGTGGAGGCAGAGAACTGTTTTGAGCCCAATTGTAGCATGGGTTAGATTGCTTCCCACCCAGGTTTGGATTGTCTTGCACTGTGTTTGGAGGCGGGATACTAGTGCCTCGCACACCTTCGTCTCTTCCCTCGAGGTCTCCCTCTGCGGATGTCCACGGGAAGAGCCTTGGCTCCTATTCACAGAAGTGTTGTTGTGTTAGGTCGGCGTCGGCAGACAGAAGCCCAGCACCTTAGTTGAGATTTGGAATCTCCACCCAACGAGAAGTCAAGCTCTTGTTCATGTCAgagctggtcgacagctggctgggccactgtgtgaacagagtgctggactaagtggaccctcggtctggtccagcagggctcttctgatgttcttagagcTATTGCTTAAGGCCATCATTGTGGTGGGACACATTCTCCTGTTGCAGCAGTGTTGCTTCCGGGCAGTGAAGGGCTGAATTATCAGGTATCTGCAAGACTTGTTTCCTCCAGAGGTGCTACTTGTAGCCTGGGCATCTTCTCACCCTCTGTTACAGGACCATTCCTTCATCTGCTTCCCATCAAGCTCCTTCTTTCTAGCCCAAATTTGAAACGGGCTAGTCttgtttttctgtgttttcctttaTCAAgccctcttctcttcccttccctctcttcaCCTTTGTCCTGTCTCTCTTATGTAGATCATAGCAAGGAGTGTGCCACTTCTGTATTCTAGCCCCAGCCTGCGCAGGTGTGGAGAAGTAGAGCAGGAGTGGAGGTGTTCCCTTTGTGGATGACCTGCTTTTGTATCCGCAGGCCTATGAAAAGCAGAAGAATGAGAAGAAGACAGAGATGGCAGAGCTGAGCAAGGCTGCCAAGGAGTCCAAGGTGAAGAGTTTCCTAGACAAAGAGCTGAGCATTGTGAGCAAACCCCTCAACCCCTTTGATCGCAAGGCAGGTAAGTGTGGAGGAGGGGATTTGGGTCAAGGTTGAGTGATGAAAGCGTTTATTCCTCCTGCTTGCTCTAGAAGCAGAGCCCTGTAAACCTTAGACATGctgtgctcccacccaccccacccagtaaGAAGAGGTCCTCATCTCTCTGTTCTCGTCCTATCTGCTGAGTGTTTTCAGAGCTCCTCAGTTTTCTATGATTTTGGGTAGTGGTCTTAATTTCTGGCAAGTCGGCTGGCGTGTTTCTGGATACCATGGAGGGACTCTCCAGTCCCTTGCTGTGATCGCACCTTTTCAACTTGGCTTCAAGCTTCTGGCCTTCTCTTGTAAAACTCTCTGCCCCCAAATTCATCTCTTTCCCCATCTATCTCCATAACCTCTCCTGCTTCTGAGTAgctctcctgccaaaggaagtgaggcaggtggctactagaaggagggctttctccgctgtggcaccccggttgtggaatgagctccccagagaggtccgcctggcgcctacactgtactcctttcgtcgccagctgaagacctttttatgctctcagtattttaacacttagttttaacttaaatttaaattttactgttctaactctgtattttaatcttatatcaattttgctgcgtggttttatcctggttgtgctttttatactgtattttgtaattgtgcttttaacctgttggttgttttattatggttttaacgtttgtgaaccgcccagagagcttcggctattgagcggtataaaaatgtaataaataaataaataaaacccgcTTCTTTGAATAGTTGTCCCACTCACTCCAACCAGCTCCTTGAGTGTGGGATGGAATTCCCAGGGGCCAGTTGCTACATGATCTGAGCCCCTCAGATCATGATCTGAGCATACAGATGCCTGTATGTTCCTACGTGCTGTTGAGTGTTGTAGTGATATTTAATACTGACGTGGGCTAGTAGCGGTCAGATTCTGGGATGCAGAAATGAAGCACTTCCTGGATCCTGCGGAAGGTTCCAGGGTAAGTCTGCAGGTGAATTTCAGTGCCTGTAATGCGGCACAGctatctcccaccccacccccaatatgtgACCTCAGAGCTTCAGCTCGTGTTTGGGATATTGTGGGTCTTAACACAACTGCCCTGTTCCTTGGATTGCAGAGGACTCACAGCCTGGGCCCAGCAATGAAGAGAAAGCGAAACAGCTGCCCAGCTTTTGGATCCCATCGCTGACCCCTGAAGCCAAGACCAAAGTCATTCAGAAGCCAGTGAGTTCTTTTCGTCATTCTCTTTCCAGGCTCAAATATTCCCACGTTCCTTGTGGAACGTGCCCGTCTTGGGACACTGCAAACTTAAACCAGTTTAACTTACTGCCACGTCTTCTTCAATGAACTGTGAAAAGTGGAGCTCAGGTCGTGGGTTCTGAACACAGAACTTGGGCTGTGGTCACAAAGCTGCAGTTCCCCAGTTCTTGGGAGATGTCCCAACAATTTAGAAGTATTGCAATAAAAGTCATTTCCAAGTTAAGCTTTGAATTTGAACGCAGCGGAAGTGTGCTTTGGGgtacagtcctgtgcatgtttaaacaacaacaaacagttctgggctggctgggggatgctgggaattataggactttttttcgtttaaacatgcataagattgtgtccctatttatagaatcatggaattgcagagttggaaggggcctacaaggccatcgagtccaaccccctgctcaatgcaggaatccaccctaaagcatccctgacagatgattgtccatatTTTTTCCTAGTcaaatatttcaatttaaataCTTTTGGCTATTGTGGGGGAAAAACTCTTTGAGATATGcagcacattaaaaacaacatggCACCCTTTGGTTTAGTGTTGTTGACTGAAATAAAACACTAAGTCAGATTCCAGTAAATCTTAGAGTATCGTGAAGATTTCCAGAAATGATGATCTAGATCAGGgatccccaacccccgggccccggaccgggaccggtccatggcctgttaggaaacGGGCTGTGCAGGTGGGCTgcttccacccccccaccccctcagcgtacctgggcgcggggcactatctcacctgcccagccgaaacgaagccaggaagctggggtgggcggatttggaacggcgcacctggccggaagccgctccgggagagcgacttccaggcgcgccgttccgaagccgcccgccccagcttcctggcttcgtttcggctgggcgtccacccagctgaagcgaagccaggatgctggaggggggggggggcttcccaaaaccatcccctcaacccccccccccccccctggtccgtggaaaaattgtcttccacgaaaccagtccctggtgccaaaaaggttggggaccgctgatctAGATCATAGTCTACCCTCCCCCATCAATATAAGCCAGAAGTTGGGGGGTCTTTGATTTCATCATGATCTTTCTATTCTCTTGATAGAATTTCAAATTAACATTTTCGAAACTTGAAATTAACATTTTCAACCATCTAGTGTTATGTTTGTATCTGTTGCATCTAACTTCATCTGTTTGAATGCTCTGGATGG includes the following:
- the NOSIP gene encoding nitric oxide synthase-interacting protein, with translation MTRHGKNCTAGAVYTYHEKKKDTAASGYGTQNVRLSKDAVKDFDCCCLSLQPCKDPVVTPDGYLYEKEAILEYILHQKREIARQMKAYEKQKNEKKTEMAELSKAAKESKVKSFLDKELSIVSKPLNPFDRKAEDSQPGPSNEEKAKQLPSFWIPSLTPEAKTKVIQKPDKCVYCPMSRRPLKLKDLIPVHFTPVDVSVDRVGLINRQDRYVCAVTRDMLGNSVPCAVLRPSGSVVTLECVEKLIKKDMVDPVNGEKLTDKDIIVLQRGGTGFAGSGVELEAKKSRPVMQA